One genomic window of Salvia miltiorrhiza cultivar Shanhuang (shh) chromosome 4, IMPLAD_Smil_shh, whole genome shotgun sequence includes the following:
- the LOC131019596 gene encoding BTB/POZ and TAZ domain-containing protein 1-like: MVQLKKKLSGKMRLKYTPPYAGAGDMPEPDMYVVTSAGLRIPAHSKILASASPVLESIVERPEKNRSNERKITISGVPYDAVHVFLQFLYFTKCSDEQMEKYGIHLLALSHVYSVQQLKQICTRGLAKRLNVDNVVDVLQLARLCDAPDLYLKCIRLLSKNYKAVEETEAWKFLQDHDPHLELQILQFIDEIELRKKRTRRHRQEQSLFMQLSEAMDCLEHICSEGCTSVGPCDMDPNEHKGPCSKFSTCQGIQLLIKHFGACKKRVNGGCSRCKRMWQLFKLHSSICDEPDECRVPLCRQFKLKAQQDRRVNDARWRLLVKKVVSARTISSLSLPKRKGVDEPRIVLHPHRVRSFRV, translated from the exons ATGGTAcagctgaagaagaaactttCCGGCAAAATGAGACTAAAATATACTCCTCCGTACGCCGGCGCCGGCGATATGCCCGAACCCGACATGTATGTCGTCACCTCTGCCGGTCTGCGAATCCCGGCGCACTCTAAGATTTTG GCATCAGCATCGCCGGTGCTGGAGAGCATAGTAGAGAGGCCAGAGAAAAACCGGAGCAACGAACGGAAAATCACGATTTCCGGCGTACCGTACGACGCCGTTCACGTCTTCCTCCAGTTCCTTTATTTCACCAA GTGCAGCGATGAGCAAATGGAGAAGTATGGAATTCACCTGTTAGCCTTATCGCATGTCTACTCCGTACAACAGCTGAAGCAGATATGTACAAGAGGTTTAGCTAAAAGATTGAACGTCGACAACGTAGTTGACGTGCTTCAGCTCGCGAGATTGTGTGACGCGCCGGATCTTTACCTCAAGTGTATCAGATTGCTGTCCAAAAACTACAAAGCTGTTGAGGAGACTGAGGCGTGGAAGTTCTTGCAAGACCATGATCCCCATCTCGAGCTCCAGATTTTACAATTCATCGATGAAATTGAACTG AGGAAGAAGAGAACGAGGAGGCATAGGCAGGAGCAGAGTTTGTTTATGCAACTGAGCGAAGCCATGGATTGTCTTGAGCATATATGCTCGGAGGGATGCACCAGCGTTGGTCCATGTGACATGGACCCGAACGAGCATAAGGGCCCGTGTAGCAAGTTCTCGACCTGCCAAGGAATCCAGCTCCTGATCAAACATTTCGGTGCTTGTAAGAAAAGGGTTAATGGAGGGTGTTCGCGCTGTAAGCGGATGTGGCAGCTCTTCAAGCTGCATTCCTCGATCTGTGATGAGCCTGATGAGTGCAGAGTCCCCCTTTGCAG ACAATTCAAGTTAAAGGCACAACAAGACAGACGAGTGAACGATGCCCGGTGGCGACTACTTGTGAAGAAGGTGGTCTCAGCCAGAAccatttcttctctctctctaccgaaAAGGAAGGGAGTGGATGAGCCGAGGATTGTGTTGCATCCTCACCGGGTGAGGAGCTTCAGAGTGTAA
- the LOC131023234 gene encoding uncharacterized protein LOC131023234 produces the protein MEKFRTVLDDCGLKNVKADADFSQTNHRKGEAAVWELLDHFLINEQWALSLGITGSQVLDYYDSDHRAIQLTLVDQEMGGSKGGYKRFYFEHKWMVANNFTINFLMEWRFSGGLPIHKRLEWCQEYLKKWKNLEFDNPTKKIEELRKKRVKLLNVGAYKNTSTDLVLLEANLERMLEAEVLHWKQQSRANWLDFGDRNTTYFHTFASAWKKKNTILTLLDQHGKCRKMIR, from the coding sequence ATGGAGAAGTTTAGAACGGTTTTAGATGATTGTGGCTTGAAGAATGTGAAAGCTGATGCAGATTTTTCTCAGACTAATCATAGAAAAGGGGAGGCTGCTGTCTGGGAGTTGTTAGATCATTTTTTGATAAATGAACAGTGGGCGCTTTCTCTTGGGATTACGGGCTCCCAAGTTCTTGACTACTATGACTCTGACCATAGGGCAATTCAGTTAACTCTCGTTGATCAGGAGATGGGCGGTTCGAAGGGGGGCTATAAGAGATTTTACTTCGAACACAAATGGATGGTGGCGAATAATTTTACGATTAATTTTCTCATGGAGTGGAGATTCAGTGGGGGTCTTCCCATTCATAAACGTTTAGAGTGGTGTCAGGAGTACCTTAAAAAGTGGAAAAATTTAGAGTTTGATAATCCGACTAAGAAGATTGAGGAGTTGAGGAAAAAGAGGGTTAAACTCCTAAATGTCGGTGCTTATAAGAATACGTCGACTGATCTGGTGCTGTTGGAGGCGAATTTGGAGAGGATGTTGGAGGCAGAGGTGCTGCACTGGAAGCAACAGTCGAGAGCGAACTGGTTGGATTTTGGCGATAGAAATACTACTTATTTCCATACTTTCGCTTCGGcctggaaaaagaaaaacacaatTTTAACCCTTTTAGATCAGCATGGGAAATGCAGAAAGATGATAAGGTGA
- the LOC131023235 gene encoding uncharacterized protein LOC131023235, which translates to MISDNILVGYECMHWLRNQKKGNVGFDAAKLDMRKAYDRVEWTFLRAMLTRLGFPTRMVEIIMDCVMSMNFSFVYGSLTPSRGLRQGRPLSPFLFVICAQALAPLGVILRWLLIRETSGHSLYLGLSTFTVCQKRVQFDFLRERVYKKFSSWKNKFSSAGGKEILIKSVILAIPTYTMSCFKVRMAICVDIEHACSNFWWGESDSGKHMHWASWEKFCMQKSKGGSGIATCSDGESNDTLVKDFMVGGAWDKAKLVAAFLPFEAQAIESISLSRLGAADDWFWVHDEKGRFSVKSGYLFAIGYYSLNLDTTSEEQKHWWSRVWLANIPPKVKPLDVDFSFHDVSGAAGVGFLVRDWTGAINAAAAHRMGRTETILIGELQAMMLGTGFCLENNIGLIVLYSDSMLVVHVVHEDYKGMDSLCDDLFEAFVLAKDRIVFYFRHVRREVNRATDSLANFAAWSDGVMIWKQGFPAWLTDIVH; encoded by the exons ATGATTTCTGACAACATTTTGGTTGGTTATGAATGCATGCATTGGCTGCGGAACCAAAAGAAGGGGAATGTTGGTTTTGATGCGGCTAAGTTGGATATGAGGAAGGCGTATGATAGGGTTGAATGGACCTTCCTGAGGGCCATGTTGACTCGACTGGGGTTTCCGACTCGGATGGTGGAGATTATTATGGATTGTGTAATGTCGATGAACTTCTCCTTTGTTTACGGTTCCCTCACTCCATCGAGAGGCCTTCGACAAGGCCGTCCTTTGTCCCCATTTCTCTTCGTGATTTGTGCTCAAG CCCTTGCTCCTCTAGGTGTGATATTGAGATGGTTGTTGATACGTGAGACCTCGGGCCACTCCCTTTATCTCGGACTCTCCACCTTCACTGTTTGTCAAAAGAGGGTTCAGTTTGACTTTCTCAGGGAGAGAGTTTATAAAAAGTTTAGCTCATGGAAAAATAAGTTTTCCTCAGCTGGAGGAAAGGAAATACTTATTAAGTCTGTTATTCTTGCCATTCCTACGTACACTATGAGCTGCTTCAAAGTTCGTATGGCTATCTGTGTCGATATTGAACATGCCTGCTCTAATTTCTGGTGGGGAGAATCGGACTCTGGGAAGCATATGCATTGGGCCTCGTGGGAGAAATTTTGCATGCAGAAATCAAAAGGGG GCAGCGGGATTGCGACCTGTTCTGATGGGGAATCTAATGATACTTTGGTTAAGGATTTCATGGTGGGTGGTGCATGGGATAAGGCAAAGCTCGTTGCTGCTTTCCTTCCTTTTGAAGCGCAAGCTATTGAGTCGATATCTTTATCGCGGTTGGGGGCGGCTGATGACTGGTTTTGGGTCCATGATGAGAAGGGTCGGTTCTCGGTTAAGTCAGGATACCTTTTCGCCATTGGTTATTATTCTCTGAATCTTGATACTACTTCCGAGGAACAAAAGCACTGGTGGAGCAGGGTTTGGCTCGCTAATATTCCACCTAAAGTCAAG CCGCTTGATGTTGATTTCTCTTTCCACGATGTTAGCGGAGCTGCTGGAGTTGGGTTTCTGGTTCGTGACTGGACTGGTGCGATTAATGCTGCTGCTGCGCATCGCATGGGGCGGACTGAGACTATTCTTATAGGTGAGTTGCAGGCCATGATGTTGGGTACTGGCTTTTGTTTAGAGAATAATATTGGCTTGATAGTGCTCTACTCCGATTCTATGTTGGTGGTTCATGTGGTTCACGAAGATTACAAGGGGATGGACTCTTTGTGTGATGATTTGTTTGAAGCGTTTGTTCTTGCGAAGGATagaattgttttttattttaggcaTGTTCGCCGTGAGGTGAACAGAGCTACTGACAGTTTAGCGAATTTCGCTGCTTGGTCTGATGGTGTAATGATCTGGAAGCAAGGTTTTCCCGCCTGGCTTACTGATATTGTTCATTAG